In Methanosarcina siciliae T4/M, one genomic interval encodes:
- a CDS encoding M3 family oligoendopeptidase, producing MFKELNPDEVTTEWNDAYIFSSRDAALEKLGALKKSLEEINETYRPEFEKLSGTVLLGYLEAEKEFSRSIDILYTYAYTQLSKNVNEQFFMSLLSDTQDLLTEYKKVSAFSTVKLTSLNKEDWDRLFSEEPGLESYRAYLEATYMRFVEHRPGDEAQAVYLAELENQRMKLETEALSRITNTVTMAGSITLDNGEEFSVNSQSYNTLLSIDRSRENRKRCYDKRFYHLIDESDSMASLYAEKARFDDLVAAQLNYPDFYEASLYSLYLTKNQVDDMNTVFKERKAVFEAYNEFRRKKLGLETLKPYDLMLQLTDQPAKNYTYLDAVHEIQKSYAGMDPRFNEIFLKTVTGNFIDAYPSPENGKQPGGYCYGLYALKAPALIFMNYNGIISDQKTLTHELGHGINFYLMGNSVDYLYCTGQIYEMEVPSTFNEELFVDYVVENSDKETAVAVLAQHIGEYQNYFTRQPMITEFEYKAHQLCAEKSNENGTVSGAELNALWTALSKEYRSDSVEYYAEDSAEWTYINHIYLTNNYYTFNYAISKAITLALFKQYREEPESFNKNYIAYLSAGAIMPPEEKLKQYFGIEINRQLFEDAMDVVELRIQELNELGNR from the coding sequence ATGTTTAAAGAGCTTAATCCCGATGAGGTTACAACGGAATGGAACGATGCCTATATTTTCAGCAGCAGGGATGCTGCCCTTGAAAAACTTGGAGCACTAAAAAAGAGCCTGGAAGAGATAAACGAGACGTATCGTCCGGAATTTGAGAAGCTGTCCGGGACTGTTTTACTCGGATATCTGGAAGCCGAAAAAGAGTTTTCAAGATCTATTGACATTCTCTATACCTATGCATACACTCAGCTCAGCAAAAACGTGAATGAGCAGTTCTTTATGTCTCTTCTTTCGGATACTCAGGACCTGCTTACCGAATATAAAAAGGTTAGCGCCTTTTCAACCGTGAAACTGACCTCGCTCAATAAGGAGGATTGGGACCGGCTCTTTTCCGAAGAGCCCGGACTTGAGTCATACAGGGCTTATCTTGAAGCAACCTATATGAGGTTTGTAGAGCACAGGCCGGGCGATGAAGCTCAGGCCGTATATCTGGCAGAGCTCGAAAATCAGCGTATGAAACTGGAGACCGAAGCCCTTTCCAGAATCACCAATACAGTCACCATGGCAGGAAGCATAACTCTTGATAACGGGGAAGAGTTTTCAGTAAATTCCCAGTCTTACAATACCCTGCTTTCAATTGACCGGAGCCGGGAAAACAGGAAAAGGTGTTATGATAAGAGGTTTTACCACCTGATTGACGAATCCGATTCAATGGCTTCTTTGTATGCGGAAAAAGCCCGCTTTGACGATCTTGTTGCAGCACAGCTGAATTACCCTGACTTTTATGAAGCCAGCCTGTATAGTCTTTATCTCACAAAAAATCAGGTTGATGATATGAATACGGTTTTTAAGGAAAGAAAAGCCGTATTTGAAGCTTATAATGAGTTCAGGAGGAAAAAACTAGGGCTTGAAACACTAAAGCCTTATGACCTTATGCTGCAGTTGACGGACCAGCCCGCTAAAAATTATACTTACCTGGACGCTGTGCATGAGATCCAGAAATCCTATGCCGGGATGGATCCTCGTTTCAACGAAATTTTCTTAAAAACGGTAACCGGAAATTTCATCGACGCATATCCATCCCCCGAAAACGGAAAACAGCCAGGCGGTTACTGTTACGGCCTCTATGCCCTGAAGGCTCCTGCCCTGATTTTCATGAACTACAACGGCATTATAAGTGACCAGAAGACCCTCACCCATGAACTGGGGCACGGAATCAACTTCTATCTGATGGGCAATTCCGTGGATTATCTCTACTGCACGGGCCAGATCTATGAAATGGAGGTCCCGTCCACTTTCAATGAAGAACTCTTTGTCGATTATGTGGTCGAAAACTCGGATAAGGAAACCGCAGTCGCTGTGCTTGCCCAGCACATTGGGGAATACCAGAATTATTTTACCCGCCAGCCCATGATTACGGAATTCGAATATAAGGCTCACCAGCTCTGTGCTGAAAAAAGCAATGAAAACGGAACTGTCAGCGGAGCAGAACTCAATGCCCTCTGGACCGCCCTTTCTAAAGAATACAGGAGCGACTCGGTAGAATATTACGCTGAAGATTCTGCGGAATGGACCTACATTAACCACATCTACCTGACAAATAATTACTATACATTCAATTACGCGATTTCAAAAGCAATAACACTCGCCCTCTTCAAGCAATACAGGGAGGAACCTGAATCCTTCAACAAAAACTACATTGCCTACCTCTCAGCAGGTGCAATAATGCCTCCCGAAGAAAAACTCAAGCAATACTTCGGGATAGAAATCAACAGGCAGCTCTTTGAAGATGCCATGGATGTCGTGGAGCTGAGAATTCAGGAATTGAATGAACTGGGAAATAGATGA
- a CDS encoding Fic family protein, with protein MKLPEVPEFSNETLEEAEKFLHDDQIADLVYAYNERYLHWEELKHRKLPLDPGIVWNLMKMLRELKAKSLKFGNWVFKYNLIDEFQEKLHILDKSAAENLLSSLEALQDNRRKYIISSLMEEAIASSQIEGAATTREVAKRMLQEKRKPKNKDEKMIVNNYDTVKYIVDLKNEAFTSERILEIHRMITGGTLEQTQYEGNFRENNEIAVFSHDGTLLHKPVEYTEVPKLVNELCDFANSKDEDFIHPVIKGIIIHFLLGYIHPFNDGNGRTARALFYWYLIKNDYWLFEYMAVSRVINNSKKRYQNAYLYTESDRTPEDSGDLTYFIKYNLDCIQKALDDTLEYLERKQKEQAQALKIITESGNLTLRQAEILKQFLKQPEKPITIKEIVTIYSVAYATARSDLFRLAELGYVEKRKAGKEFIFMFKKVD; from the coding sequence ATGAAACTCCCGGAAGTTCCTGAATTTTCAAATGAAACCCTTGAAGAAGCTGAAAAATTTCTTCATGACGATCAAATTGCAGATTTAGTCTATGCATACAATGAAAGGTATCTGCACTGGGAGGAGTTAAAACACAGAAAACTCCCTCTTGACCCGGGAATCGTATGGAATTTAATGAAAATGTTGAGGGAATTAAAAGCAAAATCCCTGAAGTTTGGGAACTGGGTTTTTAAATATAACTTAATAGATGAATTTCAGGAAAAACTCCATATCCTCGACAAATCAGCAGCGGAAAACTTGCTCAGTAGTCTTGAAGCCCTGCAGGACAATAGAAGGAAATACATTATCAGCTCCCTGATGGAAGAGGCAATCGCTTCAAGCCAGATAGAAGGAGCAGCAACTACAAGGGAAGTTGCAAAAAGGATGCTGCAGGAGAAAAGGAAGCCCAAAAATAAAGACGAAAAAATGATTGTAAACAATTACGATACAGTAAAGTATATCGTGGATTTAAAAAACGAAGCCTTCACCTCTGAGCGAATTCTAGAAATTCACAGGATGATTACAGGCGGAACACTTGAACAAACCCAATACGAAGGCAATTTCAGGGAAAACAATGAAATTGCAGTTTTTTCCCATGATGGGACACTGCTTCATAAACCTGTGGAATACACCGAAGTCCCGAAGCTGGTTAATGAATTATGTGATTTTGCCAACAGCAAGGATGAAGATTTCATTCATCCCGTGATAAAGGGTATAATCATCCACTTCCTGCTAGGATACATCCACCCCTTCAACGACGGAAACGGCAGGACCGCAAGGGCTCTTTTTTACTGGTATCTCATCAAAAACGACTACTGGCTTTTCGAGTACATGGCAGTCTCAAGAGTAATAAATAATTCGAAAAAAAGGTATCAAAATGCCTACCTCTATACCGAATCCGACCGTACCCCCGAGGATTCCGGCGACCTCACGTACTTCATCAAATACAACCTCGACTGCATACAAAAAGCCCTTGATGACACCCTCGAGTATCTGGAAAGAAAACAAAAAGAGCAGGCTCAAGCCCTGAAAATCATTACCGAATCCGGAAATCTTACTTTAAGGCAGGCAGAAATCCTAAAGCAGTTTTTGAAGCAGCCTGAAAAACCCATCACAATCAAAGAAATAGTGACCATTTACAGTGTGGCGTATGCTACAGCCAGAAGTGACCTTTTCCGGCTTGCAGAACTGGGATATGTTGAAAAAAGGAAGGCTGGGAAGGAGTTTATTTTCATGTTTAAGAAGGTTGATTGA
- a CDS encoding protein-tyrosine phosphatase family protein produces the protein MLFSAELEDLYFGYGPENPEREERLIRQATAVIRAKMDEGEGIVVHCLGGIGRTGTVLGCVLKDFGFPVGEVLNYLDELTMHRGFGGWPETEWQEEMVRKY, from the coding sequence GTGCTGTTCTCTGCAGAATTAGAAGACCTTTATTTCGGCTATGGGCCGGAGAACCCTGAAAGAGAGGAGCGGCTTATCAGGCAGGCAACTGCTGTTATAAGAGCAAAAATGGATGAAGGAGAAGGGATTGTTGTCCACTGCCTGGGGGGCATAGGCAGGACAGGCACGGTTCTCGGATGTGTGCTCAAAGACTTTGGTTTTCCGGTGGGCGAGGTACTGAACTATCTTGATGAACTAACTATGCATAGGGGCTTTGGAGGGTGGCCTGAAACTGAATGGCAGGAAGAAATGGTACGAAAATATTAA
- a CDS encoding MarR family winged helix-turn-helix transcriptional regulator has translation MTEKKEHLLLVFESLIKTKSECSCEILSECGLSDITIKQIGYLKIIDEHGDVTFSRLAKITRNSKPTVTEMVNKFVKMDCVYKEKSPEDGRIFYIRLTEKGRRIARAEENALLRVIEKMAGSLDEKEIDTLIDLLEKVW, from the coding sequence ATGACAGAGAAAAAAGAGCATTTGTTATTAGTCTTTGAAAGCCTGATCAAAACCAAAAGCGAATGCTCCTGTGAGATCCTCTCGGAATGTGGGTTATCTGATATCACTATTAAACAGATCGGATATCTGAAGATTATTGATGAACATGGAGACGTGACTTTTAGCAGGCTTGCTAAAATCACCCGAAATTCAAAGCCAACCGTCACAGAGATGGTCAACAAATTCGTGAAAATGGACTGCGTGTACAAAGAAAAATCCCCGGAGGACGGGAGAATTTTCTACATTCGCCTGACTGAAAAAGGACGGAGAATAGCTCGTGCCGAAGAAAACGCATTGTTAAGGGTCATTGAAAAAATGGCAGGTTCTCTGGACGAGAAGGAAATTGACACGCTTATCGACCTCCTTGAAAAGGTGTGGTAA
- the lon gene encoding endopeptidase La codes for MYPEQPDENRECIVMPLFEVVAYPKSRAKFLADKVTGEILLNDMKNAESVYAIGLTVKSGTKPSDLTEDKLYRTGNLLRIGFVQPADEGYLVIAKAVQRVESVSLTRKDGIFYAAFEPVMDLPDLDEDVQMEMLANVKKSIHEISSRFQSSEQFMRPIEKMNSIDQIMGFVMPYIPIKLEEKQALLEIVSVRERYLAFLEILMKQKENIKIQMEMAKKVSEKVNKSHREAMLREQLKIIQEELNETDDSAGEGGYRGRIEKSTMPEEVKKKALSELKKLETGGPHNPESSVIRNYLDLMLDLPWVTEEKKNIDIDEARRVLESNHNGLEKVKERIIQHLAVMKLKKEKQGSILLLTGPPGTGKTSLGKSIADALGREYVRISLGGVRDEAEIRGHRRTYIGALPGRIIQGMRKAGTKNPVFILDEVDKLSTSYAGDPASALLEVLDPEQNNTFSDHYLEVPYDLSEVFFIATANSLASIPWPLLDRMETIEISGYTKNEKLAIAKDHLLPCILEEHGLDADKLKIEDEALKGIIDKYTREAGVRGLKKQLARTARFVSEKIVSGKTDLPYVVRADMLKEVLGKEIIRQEEARKENVPGVVTGLAWTPVGGDILFIEGTFMPGNGKLTLTGQLGDVMKESAQISLSLVRSRLASTENSFNFTASDVHIHVPSGATPKDGPSAGVTLFTALTSLITGKAVDPKLAMTGEITLSGSVLPVGGIKEKVLAAHRAGIKKVILPKENERDLEDVPEDVRNELRFVPVETIEEVLKEALGIDLPGQVLSSSFSGNSFAATQNV; via the coding sequence ATGTATCCAGAACAACCCGATGAAAACAGAGAATGCATTGTAATGCCGCTTTTTGAGGTAGTGGCCTACCCGAAAAGCCGGGCCAAATTCCTTGCTGACAAAGTCACGGGAGAAATCCTCCTGAACGACATGAAAAACGCCGAATCTGTATATGCCATCGGGCTGACAGTAAAAAGCGGCACGAAACCTTCCGACCTGACAGAGGATAAACTGTACAGGACAGGAAATCTCCTGAGAATTGGATTTGTCCAGCCTGCAGATGAGGGCTATCTTGTTATTGCAAAGGCTGTCCAGAGGGTAGAGTCAGTATCGCTTACCCGGAAGGACGGGATTTTCTACGCTGCATTCGAACCTGTAATGGACCTTCCGGACCTCGATGAAGACGTTCAGATGGAAATGCTGGCTAATGTCAAAAAATCAATCCATGAGATCAGCAGCCGTTTCCAGAGTTCGGAGCAGTTTATGCGGCCGATCGAGAAGATGAATTCCATTGACCAGATAATGGGCTTTGTCATGCCGTATATCCCTATAAAGCTCGAAGAAAAGCAGGCCCTTCTTGAGATAGTTTCTGTCCGTGAGCGATACCTCGCATTCCTCGAGATCCTGATGAAGCAGAAAGAAAACATAAAAATCCAGATGGAAATGGCAAAAAAAGTTTCCGAAAAGGTAAACAAATCGCATAGGGAAGCGATGCTTCGGGAACAGCTCAAGATCATTCAGGAAGAGCTTAACGAAACTGACGATTCTGCCGGTGAGGGCGGATACCGGGGAAGGATTGAAAAATCAACGATGCCTGAAGAGGTCAAAAAGAAGGCATTGTCAGAGTTGAAGAAACTCGAAACCGGGGGCCCCCACAATCCTGAGAGCTCTGTTATCAGAAATTACCTGGACCTCATGCTCGACCTTCCCTGGGTGACGGAGGAGAAAAAGAACATCGATATTGACGAAGCTCGCCGTGTCCTTGAAAGCAACCATAACGGGCTTGAAAAGGTCAAGGAAAGGATAATCCAGCACCTGGCGGTAATGAAACTGAAAAAGGAAAAACAGGGTTCAATTCTGCTCCTTACGGGCCCGCCCGGCACCGGGAAAACGAGCCTCGGAAAAAGTATTGCAGATGCCCTCGGCAGGGAGTATGTCAGGATTAGCCTCGGAGGCGTAAGGGACGAAGCCGAGATAAGAGGCCACAGAAGAACGTATATAGGAGCCCTGCCCGGAAGAATTATTCAGGGCATGAGGAAAGCAGGTACGAAAAACCCGGTCTTCATCCTCGACGAGGTCGATAAGCTTTCAACTTCCTACGCAGGAGACCCGGCAAGTGCCCTTCTGGAAGTCCTTGACCCCGAGCAGAACAACACATTCTCGGACCATTATCTGGAAGTCCCGTATGACCTGTCCGAAGTATTCTTCATAGCCACTGCCAATTCACTGGCAAGTATCCCCTGGCCTCTGCTTGACAGAATGGAAACTATCGAGATCTCGGGTTACACGAAAAATGAAAAACTTGCAATTGCAAAAGATCATCTGCTGCCCTGTATACTGGAAGAACACGGCCTTGATGCGGACAAGCTCAAAATTGAAGATGAAGCCCTGAAAGGAATCATTGACAAATACACCCGCGAAGCCGGGGTCCGTGGACTGAAAAAACAGCTTGCCAGGACTGCAAGGTTTGTGTCTGAAAAGATCGTGTCGGGAAAAACCGATCTCCCTTACGTGGTCAGAGCGGACATGCTCAAAGAGGTTCTCGGAAAAGAGATAATCAGGCAGGAAGAAGCCAGAAAAGAAAATGTTCCCGGAGTGGTAACCGGCCTTGCCTGGACCCCTGTAGGAGGAGACATCCTTTTCATTGAAGGCACATTCATGCCCGGAAACGGTAAGCTTACCCTTACAGGCCAGCTCGGGGACGTGATGAAAGAGTCGGCACAGATCTCTTTGAGCCTTGTCAGGTCCAGACTTGCCAGCACCGAAAACAGCTTTAACTTTACGGCAAGCGATGTCCATATCCACGTGCCCTCGGGTGCAACCCCAAAAGACGGCCCTTCAGCAGGTGTGACCCTCTTTACCGCCCTTACGTCCCTCATAACCGGCAAAGCTGTTGACCCCAAACTTGCCATGACAGGGGAAATAACGTTGAGCGGCTCCGTACTTCCCGTTGGAGGCATAAAAGAGAAAGTCCTGGCAGCTCATAGGGCAGGTATAAAGAAAGTAATCCTGCCAAAAGAAAACGAAAGAGACCTTGAGGACGTGCCCGAAGACGTTAGAAACGAGCTTCGATTCGTGCCTGTAGAGACCATTGAGGAGGTCCTCAAAGAGGCACTTGGCATTGACCTCCCCGGACAGGTGCTGTCGTCGTCGTTTTCAGGGAACAGCTTCGCAGCTACCCAGAATGTTTGA
- a CDS encoding ABC1 kinase family protein, giving the protein MLHKRFRRYSMLKRYGQIIEVLQKYGFGYIVDQIGLGSFGDFTSRLKKQEKRDEHNLSGPVRTRRILEELGPTYIKLGQLLSMRRDLVPLEYAAEFSKLQDDAPSFGFEEVELIIREELRLPVEELFESFEKKPLACASIGQVHRAKLKNGDDVVVKVQRPGIKEVIESDLDIMYSLSGLLTEHIPEARLYRPVELVDELSRSILAEIDYSQEGWNTDRFAENFKDSEQIHIPKVYWDYTGTRVLTLEYIEGIKGGRVDLLEKQGFDRSAIALAVAGSFLKQVFEDGFFHADLHPGNILIMEDGIVAFLDFGMVGHLSSETRDMFLNGMTAMVKGDSSLFVETLRDMGGIDSHVDTKVLKVDFDYFRSKYYGRALKNLDASVIIEELIEVLRMNQVKVPYNITLLVRGTLAVEGFGLIIDPDLNLAELVEPYAKNAIKESFYPQNIARVLYDNISSWSRIFQKAPTKISHILDNAENGYLGIKLESEETKRLISEINTASNRLSFSLIISAIIVASSLITQTNMKPLLWGVPLLGIFGFLLASIFGMWLVFNIFRTGRI; this is encoded by the coding sequence ATGCTGCATAAAAGATTCCGCCGTTATTCAATGTTGAAAAGATACGGCCAGATAATTGAGGTTCTCCAGAAATACGGGTTCGGATATATTGTTGACCAGATTGGTCTGGGCAGTTTCGGAGACTTTACTTCCAGGCTCAAAAAACAGGAAAAAAGAGATGAACATAATCTCTCAGGCCCGGTTAGAACTCGCAGGATCCTCGAAGAACTCGGTCCGACCTACATCAAGTTAGGCCAGTTGCTGAGCATGAGGCGGGACCTCGTTCCTCTTGAATACGCCGCCGAATTTTCAAAACTTCAGGACGATGCCCCTTCCTTTGGTTTTGAGGAAGTTGAGCTGATTATAAGAGAGGAACTCAGACTTCCTGTTGAGGAATTGTTCGAGTCTTTTGAGAAAAAACCACTTGCATGTGCGTCAATCGGACAGGTGCATCGGGCAAAGCTAAAAAATGGTGACGACGTCGTTGTGAAGGTCCAGCGTCCTGGAATAAAAGAAGTAATCGAATCCGATCTGGATATAATGTACAGTTTATCCGGGCTTTTGACCGAACACATCCCCGAAGCCAGACTTTACAGGCCGGTTGAACTTGTTGACGAACTATCGCGCAGTATTCTTGCAGAAATAGATTATTCGCAGGAAGGCTGGAACACAGACCGGTTTGCAGAGAATTTTAAGGACAGCGAGCAAATCCACATCCCCAAAGTGTACTGGGATTATACAGGCACCCGTGTGCTGACCCTCGAATATATCGAAGGGATAAAAGGAGGGCGCGTGGATTTACTTGAAAAGCAGGGGTTTGACAGGAGTGCAATAGCTCTTGCAGTTGCAGGTTCTTTTCTTAAGCAGGTCTTTGAAGACGGTTTTTTCCATGCTGACCTGCATCCAGGGAACATCCTGATAATGGAAGATGGAATAGTAGCATTTCTTGATTTCGGAATGGTTGGGCACCTATCTTCAGAAACAAGGGATATGTTCCTGAACGGGATGACGGCAATGGTTAAAGGGGATAGCTCTCTTTTTGTTGAAACCCTGCGGGATATGGGAGGTATAGACTCGCATGTGGACACAAAAGTCTTGAAAGTGGATTTTGATTACTTCCGTTCCAAATATTACGGCAGGGCTCTGAAAAATCTCGATGCTTCGGTAATAATAGAAGAGTTAATAGAGGTCCTGAGAATGAATCAGGTTAAAGTGCCTTACAATATTACGCTGCTGGTAAGGGGTACGCTTGCTGTTGAGGGGTTCGGGCTGATAATCGATCCCGATTTGAATTTAGCCGAGCTTGTAGAGCCTTATGCGAAAAACGCAATAAAAGAAAGTTTTTATCCGCAGAACATTGCCAGGGTACTTTACGACAACATTTCCAGCTGGTCCCGCATATTCCAGAAAGCCCCGACAAAAATCTCCCATATCCTCGATAATGCCGAAAATGGTTATCTGGGAATAAAGCTTGAGTCCGAAGAGACTAAAAGGCTGATCTCAGAGATAAATACCGCAAGCAACCGGTTGTCTTTCAGCCTGATCATTTCTGCCATAATCGTTGCTTCATCCCTGATAACTCAGACAAACATGAAACCCCTTCTCTGGGGAGTGCCTCTTCTGGGAATATTCGGTTTCCTTCTTGCCAGCATTTTTGGGATGTGGCTTGTATTCAATATCTTCAGGACAGGCAGGATATGA
- a CDS encoding flavodoxin family protein: protein MKVIAINGSPRKKWNTATLLEKALEGAASEGAETEIIHLYDLDFKGCTSCFACKLKGGKSYGKCAMRDELTPVLERLEDADAVILGSPIYLGNLTGEMRSFMERYVFPYLTYSNSLPSLYPKNTPVGFIYTMGAKEEYFDMFGLRKTIELNENLAKRIFGDSESLYSTDTYQFDDYSKYVADRFDPEEKAKRRKEVFPQDCKKAFEMGARFVKRQKALE, encoded by the coding sequence ATGAAAGTAATAGCCATAAACGGAAGCCCCAGAAAGAAATGGAACACAGCCACCCTGCTGGAAAAAGCTCTTGAAGGCGCAGCTTCGGAGGGCGCGGAAACAGAAATAATCCACCTCTACGACCTCGATTTTAAAGGCTGCACAAGTTGTTTTGCCTGCAAATTGAAAGGCGGGAAAAGCTATGGAAAATGCGCAATGAGAGATGAGCTGACACCTGTACTTGAGAGGTTGGAAGATGCTGATGCTGTAATCCTGGGATCTCCAATCTATCTTGGGAATTTGACAGGCGAGATGAGATCGTTCATGGAACGCTATGTATTTCCATACCTCACATATTCCAATAGCTTGCCTTCCCTCTACCCAAAAAACACCCCTGTTGGTTTCATCTACACGATGGGAGCAAAGGAAGAATATTTTGATATGTTTGGGCTCAGGAAAACTATCGAATTGAATGAGAATCTTGCTAAGAGAATCTTCGGAGATTCCGAATCACTTTACAGCACCGATACCTACCAGTTCGATGATTATTCAAAGTACGTTGCTGACAGGTTTGATCCCGAGGAAAAAGCAAAAAGGCGAAAAGAAGTGTTTCCGCAGGACTGCAAAAAAGCCTTTGAGATGGGAGCACGGTTCGTGAAACGGCAAAAAGCTCTTGAGTAA
- a CDS encoding antitoxin VapB family protein has product MHTQIHEYKDDSNPGRYIQPAEKCKTEGESFSDVIDRLLVKE; this is encoded by the coding sequence ATGCATACACAGATACATGAATACAAAGACGATTCCAATCCGGGACGATACATACAACCTGCTGAAAAATGCAAAACTGAAGGAGAAAGTTTCAGCGACGTTATTGACCGCCTGCTGGTGAAAGAATAA
- a CDS encoding multidrug effflux MFS transporter has protein sequence MKRNLKGTLPLLALLTAFPPLSTDMILPAIPSLAETWGVSLSVINLTLICFFVTYGFFLLFYGPISDRFGRRRPLLFGLAVYIVASLLCAFASSASMLIGLRILQAAGAAASSSISMAMTKDIFSGQERERILAYIAVIMALAPMLAPVIGGWVLADFSWPWIFFIQAVMGLIGLIGVLRFPETLPEVSDTPLTRIMHTYSRLLFNPSYIVMVLVMSASLFPLYSYIAGSSDIYINGFGMTEQTYSYFFAFNAMALMIGSFSCLRLTRNIRSKHLMTVGFAGIFLGGLFLLFTGQHGPWSFALPMFLITFSLGLSRPPSNNLVLEQVDRDTGSASSLLIFCYFTLGAVGMWFISLEWADKIPVLGAIALGCGAMVLATWVVLQKRGIRGAV, from the coding sequence TTGAAGCGAAATTTAAAAGGAACCTTACCGCTTCTGGCCCTTCTTACGGCCTTTCCTCCTCTTTCCACGGACATGATCTTGCCGGCCATCCCCTCCCTTGCCGAAACCTGGGGCGTTTCCCTGTCGGTAATTAACCTGACCCTTATCTGCTTCTTTGTGACCTATGGGTTTTTCCTGCTCTTTTACGGCCCTATTTCCGACAGATTTGGCCGCCGCAGGCCCCTTCTTTTCGGGCTTGCGGTATACATAGTGGCAAGCTTGCTCTGTGCCTTTGCGTCCAGTGCTTCCATGCTAATAGGCTTACGAATACTGCAGGCTGCAGGAGCGGCTGCCAGTTCCTCTATCTCCATGGCCATGACCAAAGACATTTTCTCCGGACAGGAAAGAGAGAGGATTCTGGCTTACATTGCGGTTATAATGGCGCTTGCTCCCATGCTTGCTCCGGTCATTGGCGGTTGGGTCCTTGCAGATTTCTCCTGGCCCTGGATCTTCTTCATTCAGGCAGTTATGGGTTTAATCGGGTTGATCGGAGTTCTCCGCTTTCCGGAAACGCTTCCAGAGGTTTCCGATACTCCACTTACCCGGATAATGCACACCTACAGCCGGCTGCTGTTCAACCCTTCTTACATAGTCATGGTCCTTGTAATGTCAGCAAGTCTTTTTCCCCTGTACAGTTACATCGCGGGCTCTTCTGACATCTACATAAACGGGTTTGGCATGACCGAGCAGACATACAGCTACTTCTTTGCTTTCAATGCCATGGCTCTGATGATCGGTTCCTTCTCCTGCCTCCGGTTGACGAGAAACATCAGATCAAAGCACCTGATGACGGTCGGGTTTGCAGGAATTTTTCTGGGCGGACTTTTCCTTCTGTTCACTGGCCAGCACGGTCCCTGGAGCTTTGCGCTTCCTATGTTCCTGATCACATTTTCCCTGGGCCTGAGCCGCCCTCCGAGCAACAACCTTGTGCTCGAACAGGTCGACCGGGATACGGGCTCGGCTTCTTCCCTGCTGATCTTCTGCTACTTTACACTCGGGGCTGTCGGTATGTGGTTTATCTCCCTGGAATGGGCGGATAAGATCCCTGTACTCGGAGCAATCGCCCTTGGCTGCGGAGCTATGGTACTTGCTACATGGGTTGTTTTACAGAAGAGAGGGATCAGGGGAGCTGTCTGA
- a CDS encoding metal-binding protein has protein sequence MPNGKTHTKINITLLFAILLSLHTHYIKLHIPPEYLEFDTIAIFSFALIFGTYYLSPDLDIKSGPFKRWGILKYIWWPYQKIFKHRGKLHHPLSGPIIIISTVSLFIIAPVVKFLDLDITQIPTKYFISLLTGIVVSIEAHIVADMIYTKVKTKSTKIKKKLRNIHTSRS, from the coding sequence ATGCCCAATGGAAAAACTCACACAAAAATAAACATCACATTGCTGTTTGCTATATTGCTAAGTTTACATACTCACTATATAAAACTGCATATTCCACCGGAATATCTTGAGTTTGATACTATTGCAATATTTTCGTTTGCACTTATATTCGGGACATATTATCTCAGTCCTGACCTTGATATCAAAAGCGGACCCTTCAAAAGGTGGGGAATCCTCAAATACATCTGGTGGCCTTATCAAAAAATATTCAAGCACCGTGGAAAACTGCACCATCCATTATCAGGTCCCATCATAATTATTTCAACTGTAAGTTTATTCATCATAGCGCCTGTTGTCAAGTTTCTCGACCTTGACATAACTCAAATCCCGACAAAATATTTTATTTCATTATTAACAGGAATTGTTGTCTCTATTGAAGCACATATAGTTGCGGATATGATATACACCAAAGTAAAAACAAAATCCACGAAAATAAAAAAGAAACTGAGAAATATTCACACCAGCAGGTCGTAA